The following are from one region of the Silene latifolia isolate original U9 population chromosome 9, ASM4854445v1, whole genome shotgun sequence genome:
- the LOC141599681 gene encoding LEAF RUST 10 DISEASE-RESISTANCE LOCUS RECEPTOR-LIKE PROTEIN KINASE-like 1.2 translates to MLPLTISFAIFIIFLVLPASSSVGERYETCSSSFFSCGKNSSDVGYPFWGGDRPKYCGHPSLQLQCLPSEKGDRAQLILAQEKYAPYDLLSMKINYPNIILKLRGYDNITCTTFSKKYSDLFDITSNDESITLIYNCPKHLSMGNLHDPVPCFGFPTHNYEAYYLHNMSAIKEYASCSSFEFPVLKDQLDLYNQGKLGAFTRVLKHGFEVRYKYSSDSINCTSWGGTCGSSDHSDFVCFYRKSRNWKLILGIGIPGGVLLLLGLNIGVCCYFKLRSRSPAFLSRILSRDPVTSDLETGNTLHGIPVFSYTELQEATNNFDAARELGDGGFGIVYYGKLRDGREVAVKRLYEKSFRQMSQFMNEIEILTGLRHPNLVTLYGCTSRHSRELLLVYEYISNGTVADHLYGEKSGSEAMTWAIRMKIAIETASALSYLHNSEIVHRDVKTNNILLTDNFSVKVADFGLSRLFPVDATHVSTAPQGTPGYLDPEYHKCYQVTNKSDVYSFGVVLVELVSSLPAVDIQRQDSEINLSDYAMNRIQRDALNELVDKNLGYNSDVKVRRMISLVAELAFQCLQQEKEVRPSMTEVLEALERIQGFDYTTLEAEEMDEKRTSVDTHDTNGIPPASPSSVIDNWAIKSNTSNPSG, encoded by the exons ATGTTGCCTCTTActatttcctttgctattttcatCATTTTTCTTGTATTGCCTGCATCAAGTAGTGTTGGTGAAAGGTATGAGACAtgttcttcttcatttttttcatGTGGAAAAAATAGTTCAGATGTTGGGTACCCATTTTGGGGAGGTGACAGGCCGAAATATTGTGGCCACCCGTCCTTGCAGCTCCAATGCCTTCCCAGTGAAAAAGGAGACCGAGCCCAACTAATTCTCGCTCAAGAAAAATACGCTCCCTATGATCTTCTTAGCATGAAAATTAATTACCCGAACATTATCCTTAAGCTCCGTGGGTATGATAACATTACCTGCACAACCTTCAGTAAGAAGTATAGTGACTTGTTCGACATCACCTCAAATGATGAGAGCATTACCTTAATCTACAATTGCCCAAAACACTTGTCCATGGGTAATCTTCATGACCCAGTTCCATGCTTCGGATTTCCAACCCATAATTATGAAGCTTATTACCTCCATAACATGTCAGCTATAAAGGAATATGCATCTTGTAGCTCATTTGAGTTCCCAGTTCTTAAGGATCAGTTGGATCTTTATAATCAAGGAAAACTGGGAGCATTTACTCGAGTCTTAAAGCATGGGTTTGAGGTCAGATATAAGTATTCATCCGACTCTATCAATTGTACGAGTTGGGGCGGTACTTGTGGGTCGTCTGATCATTCGGATTTTGTGTGCTTCTACCGAAAGTCAA GAAATTGGAAGCTCATTCTCGGAATAG GCATTCCGGGGGGCGTACTTTTGCTTTTAGGCCTCAATATTGGTGTCTGCTGTTACTTCAAACTCAGGTCCCGTTCACCAGCATTTCTGTCAAGGATACTTTCTAGAGATCCTGTCACATCTGACCTCGAAACAGGGAACACATTACATGGTATACCAGTCTTTTCTTATACTGAGCTTCAAGAAGCCACCAACAATTTTGATGCAGCCCGGGAACTGGGAGATGGAGGCTTTGGTATTGTCTACTATG GCAAACTAAGAGATGGAAGAGAAGTAGCAGTGAAGCGATTATACGAAAAGAGCTTTAGACAAATGAGTCAATTTATGAATGAAATTGAGATTCTCACTGGTTTGCGCCACCCAAATCTGGTTACACTGTATGGGTGCACATCACGTCACAGCCGAGAGCTACTACTCGTCTATGAATACATTTCCAATGGTACAGTTGCTGATCATTTATACGGTGAGAAATCAGGGTCCGAAGCAATGACATGGGCAATCCGGATGAAGATTGCCATTGAGACAGCCAGTGCACTTTCATACCTGCACAATTCCGAGATAGTACACCGTGATGTGAAAACCAACAACATTCTCTTGACTGACAACTTCTCAGTCAAGGTAGCAGATTTTGGCCTATCAAGGTTATTTCCTGTGGATGCTACCCATGTCTCGACTGCACCACAAGGGACTCCAGGGTATCTTGACCCTGAATACCACAAATGCTACCAAGTGACCAACAAAAGCGACGTCTACAGCTTTGGAGTAGTCCTTGTTGAACTGGTATCTTCCTTACCAGCTGTGGATATTCAAAGGCAAGATAGCGAGATAAATCTATCAGACTATGCAATGAACAGAATCCAAAGAGATGCATTAAACGAATTGGTAGACAAAAACCTGGGATACAACTCGGATGTCAAGGTGCGGAGAATGATAAGTTTAGTGGCAGAGTTGGCATTTCAATGCTTACAACAAGAGAAAGAAGTTAGGCCTTCCATGACAGAGGTTCTCGAGGCCTTGGAGAGAATCCAAGGATTCGATTATACGACACTGGAAGCTGAAGAAATGGACGAGAAACGGACTTCAGTAGACACCCATGACACCAATGGGATACCTCCAGCTTCACCAAGCTCTGTAATTGATAATTGGGCTATAAAGTCTAATACATCAAATCCCAGTGGCTAA
- the LOC141600961 gene encoding protein FAR1-RELATED SEQUENCE 5-like, with protein sequence MGDGCILDGALIDVALIDGALSDGTMEDEDDDDVIIYQGLTDKIKAYMFVYEFSCAVGFSIRKATSRRANGPGIPKVERYFVFSCEGKHGNGSRLVQNGLPHVATHHLRNAAITRCECKDGLRSQVNEDGQWEVLQHITIHNHALTSTQWQQHHRSERRISDAEVETIEAMTEAFVAPSVQYKVAAAAAGGDVFVGHTKRDHINFVHRLKIKAIECGDAATLINLLTRRQSEDPGFFFCVQFNEEGRLCHLFWCDSMMREDYRLYHDVLIFDTTYRTNWYNLICGAFVGKNNHWSNVMFGCAFLSEEKEESFQWLFNVFNEAMGDDLRLVSIFTGLKAMANAVEAVYPQSRHRLCQWHIQQNAISHFGSLKHDRPFQNMFNKCLNG encoded by the exons ATGGGCGACGGATGCATACTTGATGGTGCCCTAATCGATGTAGCCCTAATCGATGGAGCCCTAAGTGACGGTACAATGGaggacgaagatgacgatgatgtcATAATTTATCAAGGGTTGACGGATAAGATTAAAG CATACATGTTTGTTTATGAGTTTTCGTGT GCTGTTGGTTTCAGCATTAGGAAAGCAACTTCTCGCAGAGCAAACGGACCTGGCATACCCAAAGTCGAGAGATACTTTGTATTCTCATGTGAAGGAAAACATGGAAATGGTAGTAGGCTAGTTCAGAATGGTTTACCCCATGTTGCTACTCATCATCTGAGGAATGCTGCAATCACTCGGTGTGAATGCAAAGATGGCCTAAGGTCGCAAGTAAACGAGGATGGGCAGTGGGAGGTACTGCAACATATCACAATACACAACCATGCTTTAACCTCCACGCAGTGGCAGCAGCATCACCGATCGGAAAGGAGAATAAGCGATGCCGAGGTAGAGACTATAGAGGCTATGACAGAAGCATTTGTCGCCCCCTCTGTTCAATACAAGGTGGCAGCTGCCGCAGCGGGAGGTGATGTATTTGTTGGACACACGAAGAGGGATCATATTAATTTTGTACATAGGTTGAAGATCAAAGCGATTGAGTGCGGTGATGCAGCCACACTTATTAATCTTTTGACTAGAAGACAGTCTGAGGATCCGGGCTTCTTCTTCTGTGTGCAATTCAATGAAGAAGGGAGACTATGTCACCTTTTCTGGTGTGACTCGATGATGAGGGAGGACTATCGATTGTATCATGATGTACTGATCTTTGACACAACGTACCGCACCAATTGGTACAATCTTATATGCGGTGCGTTTGTTGGTAAAAATAACCACTGGTCCAATGTCATGTTTGGGTGTGCTTTTTTATCGGAAGAGAAAGAAGAATCATTTCAATGGTTGTTCAACGTGTTTAATGAAGCTATGGGTGACGATCTTCGTCTTGTCTCCATTTTCACTGGTCTTAAAGCAATGGCAAATGCTGTTGAAGCG GTATACCCACAAAGCAGACATAGGCTATGCCAATGGCATATCCAACAAAATGCCATCTCTCACTTTGGATCTTTAAAGCATGATAGGCCATTCCAGAATATGTTCAACAAATGCCTAAATGGTTGA